A genomic window from Henningerozyma blattae CBS 6284 chromosome 3, complete genome includes:
- the RTT102 gene encoding Rtt102p (similar to Saccharomyces cerevisiae RTT102 (YGR275W); ancestral locus Anc_5.24), whose product MIYNSNMSSMQALFEKVNKNSSELSISWRFENHTFSTRSANEDSSNLTNDDNLKNNMSSLTNLEYANNTSNSTTGISIDDEEDEDDEKKKYSKFIIKAWLPNKPTDLSTFNDGDVEEYFDLNKFDRNKKVVKDAENEKEINDLRGAMRGSESIPGFSSSSNDNNSSSNKDTGKMEQNASVNTTTNTSDINPEVETTTNNEKSTDDIVMKEKEDINMEDKDKKDIIMEVKGQETLELEGKEKEKTNTENKDQMELKIKDLKDDINMEEKADVEMKDQDDVEQSKESISEKPSNEANANEEVENKMPEQLPTDEPLAAAENSNIEAKSVDADGDINIS is encoded by the coding sequence ATGATCTATAACAGCAATATGTCAAGCATGCAAGCTctttttgaaaaagttaATAAGAATTCATCTGAATTGTCCATTTCTTGGAGATTTGAAAATCATACATTTTCTACTAGATCAGCAAATGAAGATAGCAGTAACTTAACTAATGATgacaatttaaaaaataatatgagCAGTCTTACCAATTTAGAATatgctaataatactaGTAACTCTACAACTGGGATAAgtattgatgatgaagaagatgaagatgatgaaaaaaagaaatattcgaaattcattattaaagcTTGGCTACCAAATAAACCAACCGACTTAAGTACATTTAATGATGGTGACGTTGAGGAATACTTcgatttaaataaatttgatagaaataaaaaagttgTCAAGGATgctgaaaatgaaaaagaaattaacgATTTGAGAGGAGCTATGCGTGGTAGTGAATCGATTCCAGGATTCTCCTCATCTTCAAACGACAATAACTCTTCAAGTAATAAAGATACAGGGAAAATGGAACAAAATGCTAGTGTAAAtacaacaacaaatacATCCGATATTAATCCAGAGGTGGAAACAACAACTAACAATGAGAAATCAACCGATGACATAGTCATGAAGGAAAAAGAGGATATAAATATGGAAGACAAAGACAAGAAAGACATAATTATGGAAGTAAAGGGGCAAGAAACTTTAGAATTGGAGGGGAAGGAGAAGGAAAAGACTAATACGGAGAACAAAGATCAAATGGAACTGAAAATTAAGGATTTAAAGGATGACATAAACATGGAAGAAAAAGCAGACGTAGAAATGAAAGATCAAGATGATGTAGAACAATCTAAAGAATCTATATCTGAAAAACCTTCCAATGAAGCCAATGCTAATGAAGAAGTAGAAAATAAGATGCCAGAACAACTTCCTACTGATGAACCACTAGCCGCTGCTGAAAATTCTAACATTGAGGCGAAAAGTGTAGACGCAGATGGggatattaatatatcataa
- the RNH70 gene encoding Rnh70p (similar to Saccharomyces cerevisiae RNH70 (YGR276C); ancestral locus Anc_5.23) codes for MTHVKRYRSNNRSKDQMSSKKYDMDVGPHMGIKLAIDENVTVDSRVARLSITQDMASKEEIVASLRKSLPGDENDELKNMTAVITGTDELSTLGAGFRSKRRRSSAVSLPGLKNSDINLNNHSRNDHSTGNIGTSTSSSPKSQLATKKKEKKKDNKQISIKFSDTLTEKRMSVRDLRDLTLYLFHGTNNAPKWTQIENKLNLKKMIILFVPGLQPKDYDLSENSTFEENTKLLKLKHLKVLKSNKLIKGFHNFAVCAPGSRTSVFSAYNAFINVGLTKKEKEARRLELSKKKINIFDLLINIDQMVENEYPIHLDTPDLTEEQRLLISDMNNKGEDSDKWVDTFKFTHDGSHIFALDCEMCKAEEGLVLTRVSVINFNMTVVYDTLVKPDVPIIDYLTEYSGITEESLKNVTTKLKDVQKKLLEIISSDDILIGHSLQSDLRVLKLRHPRIVDTAVSFDHKAGPPFKPALKYLANEFLSKDIQNKSKLGHDSIEDSNTCLELVKLKILNGLAFGSQINTENLFTRLSKYSISSLTLNDNNPKFKFSNSTHKKSTEDSLRCNNDDEIFDGIKENIDKYDLFVGRLRGLEFSREYAKPRNCDMINKPMLNVNEKQALDSLNRGLELIYETAPDGTLIVMLSGSGDTRDWMKIMLDLNNLNKQEKQKERAKRDKEIEDAIVKARDGVVSILIKTETKNDQLST; via the coding sequence ATGACGCATGTTAAGAGATATAGATCTAATAATAGATCAAAAGACCAGATGagttcaaaaaaatatgatatgGATGTTGGACCTCATATGGGTATAAAATTGgcaattgatgaaaatgtAACAGTAGATTCACGCGTTGCAAGGTTAAGTATTACACAAGATATGGCCAGTAAAGAAGAGATAGTGGCATCGTTAAGAAAATCGTTACCTGGTGATGAAAATGACGAGCTTAAAAATATGACTGCTGTTATTACAGGTACTGATGAATTGTCCACCCTTGGTGCGGGATTTAGATCTAAGAGAAGACGTTCCAGTGCAGTTTCTTTACCTGGCTTGAAGAATTCTGATATAAATCTAAACAATCATTCTAGGAACGACCATAGTACTGGCAACATTGGCACTAGTACAAGTTCTTCACCAAAGTCACAACTAgcaaccaaaaaaaaagaaaagaagaaagataataaacaaatttctattaaattctCTGATACCTTAACTGAAAAAAGAATGTCAGTTCGAGATTTACGAGATTTAACGTTATATTTATTCCATGGAACAAACAATGCGCCAAAATGGActcaaattgaaaataaattaaacttgaaaaaaatgattattttatttgttccTGGTTTACAACCAAAAGATTATGATTTATCAGAAAATTCAAcctttgaagaaaataccAAGCTACTGAAATTAAAGCACctaaaagttttaaaaagcaataaattgattaaagGATTTCATAATTTTGCTGTTTGTGCACCAGGTTCAAGAACATCTGTATTTTCTGCGTACAATGCATTTATTAATGTAGGCCTaacaaagaaagaaaaagaagctCGCCGTCTAGAATTGTcgaagaaaaaaatcaatatttttgatttgttaattaatattgatcAGATGGTTGAAAACGAATATCCAATTCATTTAGATACACCTGATTTGACTGAAGAACAACGATTACTTATATCtgatatgaataataaaggTGAAGATTCTGATAAATGGGTTGatacttttaaatttactcATGATGGTTCTCATATATTTGCTTTAGATTGTGAAATGTGTAAAGCTGAAGAAGGTTTAGTATTGACAAGGGTGAGTgtcattaattttaatatgaCGGTTGTTTATGATACTTTAGTTAAGCCAGATGTACCAATCattgattatttaactGAATATAGTGGTATTACAGAagaaagtttaaaaaatgtaactactaaattaaaagatgtacaaaaaaaattattggaaattATAAGTTctgatgatattttaatcGGTCATTCTTTACAAAGCGATTTAAGAGTCTTAAAATTAAGGCATCCGAGAATTGTAGATACTGCAGTCTCCTTTGATCATAAGGCTGGCCCTCCATTTAAGCCtgctttaaaatatcttgcTAATGAATTTCTCTCTaaagatattcaaaataaatcaaaactAGGTCATGATTCAATTGAAGATTCTAATACATGCCTTGAATTagttaaattaaaaatattgaatggTTTGGCATTTGGCTCTCAGATTAATACTGAGAATTTATTCACCAGATTATcgaaatattcaattagcTCCTTAActttaaatgataataaccccaaattcaaattttcaaaCTCAACTCATAAAAAATCTACTGAAGATTCATTAAGATgcaataatgatgatgaaatatttgatggtattaaagaaaatattgacaaatatgatttatttgTAGGTAGATTACGTGGGTTAGAATTTTCAAGAGAGTATGCTAAACCGAGAAATTGTGATATGATAAATAAACCTATGCTTAATGTGAATGAGAAACAAGCATTGGATAGTCTGAATAGAGgtttagaattaatttatGAAACAGCACCAGATGGTACACTCATTGTGATGTTATCTGGTAGTGGTGATACTAGGGATTGGATGAAAATCATGctagatttaaataatctgAATAAGCAAGAGAAGCAAAAAGAAAGGGCAAAGCGAGATAAAGAAATAGAGGATGCTATAGTGAAAGCAAGAGATGGAGTAGTTTCTATCTTGATCAAAACGGAAACTAAAAATGATCAACTGTCAActtga
- the DYN3 gene encoding dynein light intermediate chain (similar to Saccharomyces cerevisiae DYN3 (YMR299C); ancestral locus Anc_5.22): MQSNNESINEESINSFEQFLKESGLANQQNNIQNQITIICTPNNDTLQTFLECCFKPGGATLNYLDTLGYNSTSLVYEQNIIDDEIHATNNIEGKDLVVANNLILQTEFYSIKHPLDTQELETLSLLLKDTDETSIQWWVLLDWSIGDQSCWLNQIKSTFKTIEEFNKHKTYEFTLWTVNSEHMYSLQRNFGLWSFSHMNFIQQTLRSLCLKFNASLIYIDTTESHAKHQCIAQAVLTNCIESTTPEMVNSSSILIPKIKTHLVLLKF, from the coding sequence ATGCAATCCAATAATGAGTCAATAAATGAAGAATCTATAAATTCGTTTgaacaatttttaaaagaaagtGGATTAGCCaatcaacaaaataatattcaaaatcaaataacaataatttgTACACCAAATAACGATACTTTACAAACTTTTTTGGAATGCTGTTTTAAACCGGGTGGAGCtactttaaattatttggataCTCTTGGATATAATTCTACATCCTTGGTTTACgaacaaaatattatagaCGATGAAATACATGCTACTAATAACATAGAAGGCAAAGACCTAGTAGTTGCCAATAACCTAATCCTACAAACTGAATTTTACTCAATTAAGCATCCATTAGACACTCAAGAATTAGAAACACTATCATTATTGTTAAAAGATACAGACGAAACATCGATACAATGGTGGGTTTTACTTGATTGGTCCATTGGTGACCAGTCATGTTGGTTGAATCAAATCAAATCTACTTTTAAAACTATcgaagaatttaataagcATAAAACATACGAATTTACCCTATGGACTGTCAATTCAGAGCATATGTATTCATTACAAAGGAATTTTGGCCTTTGGAGTTTTAGTCATATGAATTTCATTCAACAAACTTTACGCTCTTTATGCTTGAAATTCAATGCATCtctaatatatatagatactACAGAATCGCATGCTAAACATCAATGTATTGCTCAAGCTGTCTTGACTAATTGTATTGAATCGACTACCCCCGAGATGGTGAACTCCTCTTCTATTCttattccaaaaataaagaCACACCTGGTCTTATTAAAGTTTTAG
- the ADE4 gene encoding amidophosphoribosyltransferase (similar to Saccharomyces cerevisiae ADE4 (YMR300C); ancestral locus Anc_5.21), with translation MCGILGIALGDQAATVAPELCDGCIFLQHRGQDAAGITTCGPRGRIYQCKGNGMAREVFTENRVPELLGSMGIAHLRYPTSGLAVKSEAQPFYVNSPYGISMAHNGNLVNTLALSRYMDEDVHRHINTDSDSELLLNIFAAELERFNKYRVTNDDVFHALEGVYRLCRGGYACIGMLAGFALFGFRDPNGIRPLLFGERENKDGTIDYMLASESVVLKAHNFSKFRDLKPGEAVIIPRDCNKQKPEFRQVVPMNSYRPDLFEYVYFARSDSILDGISVYRTRIEMGTKLAENIKSKMSPDEIDVVIPVPDTARTCALQCASALGKPYREGFVKNRYVGRTFIMPNQEQRLTSVRRKLNPMESEFKDKNVLIVDDSIVRGTTSKEIVNMARESGARKVFFASAAPPIRYNHIYGIDLTDTANLIAFNRTDEEVAEAINCDKVIYQTLEDLVECCKTSEIQHFEDGVFTGNYVTGVEDGYLRELEKSHKIRANSQSGKHCEGDIGIYNIAEQY, from the coding sequence ATGTGTGGTATATTAGGTATAGCTTTAGGTGATCAAGCAGCAACTGTAGCTCCTGAACTTTGTGATGGTTGTATCTTTTTACAACACAGAGGTCAAGATGCTGCTGGGATCACCACTTGTGGTCCTCGTGGAAGAATCTACCAATGTAAAGGTAATGGTATGGCTAGAGAAGTGTTCACGGAGAACCGTGTTCCGGAGTTATTAGGGTCGATGGGGATTGCTCATTTAAGATACCCAACATCAGGTCTTGCTGTTAAATCTGAAGCGCAACCATTTTATGTCAATAGCCCATATGGTATTAGTATGGCACATAATGGTAATCTAGTCAACACTTTGGCTTTAAGTAGATATATGGATGAAGATGTCCATCGTCATATTAATACCGATAGTGACTCTGAATTATTGTTAAACATATTTGCTGCTGAATTAGAAAGATTCAACAAATATAGAGTCACCAATGATGATGTATTTCATGCATTGGAAGGTGTATATCGTTTGTGCCGTGGTGGTTATGCATGCATTGGTATGTTGGCAGGGTTTGCTCTGTTTGGGTTTAGAGATCCAAATGGTATTAGACCACTTTTATTTGGTGAAAGAGAAAACAAAGATGGAACTATAGATTATATGTTAGCCTCAGAAAGTGTTGTGTTGAAAGCACATAACTTTTCCAAATTTAGAGATTTAAAACCGGGTGAAGCTGTTATTATTCCAAGAGATTGTAATAAACAAAAACCTGAATTTAGACAAGTGGTCCCAATGAATTCTTATAGACcagatttatttgaatatgtTTATTTTGCAAGATCAGATAGTATTTTAGATGGGATTTCTGTTTATCGTACTCGTATTGAAATGGGTACAAAATTGgctgaaaatattaaatctaaaatGTCACCAGATGAAATTGATGTGGTTATACCAGTTCCTGATACTGCAAGAACATGTGCTTTACAATGTGCTTCTGCATTGGGGAAACCTTATAGAGAGGGCTTTGTAAAAAATCGTTATGTAGGTAGAACTTTCATCATGCCAAACCAAGAACAAAGATTGACTTCTGTAAGAAGGAAGTTAAACCCAATGGAATCcgaatttaaagataaaaacGTTTTGATTGTTGATGATTCAATCGTTAGAGGTACTACTTCTAAAgaaattgtaaatatgGCGAGAGAATCTGGTGCaagaaaagtatttttcGCATCTGCTGCACCACCAATACGATACAATCATATTTATGGTATTGATTTAACCGATACTGCTAATTTAATTGCTTTTAATAGAACAGATGAAGAAGTTGCTGAAGCTATTAATTGTGATAAAGTTATTTATCAAACTTTAGAAGATTTGGTGGAATGTTGCAAGACAAGCGAAATCCAGCATTTCGAAGATGGTGTTTTCACGGGTAATTACGTAACAGGGGTAGAAGATGGTTATCTAAGGGAACTAGAAAAATCTCACAAGATTAGAGCTAATTCTCAATCTGGTAAGCATTGTGAAGGTGATATTGGAATATACAATATCGCTGAACAATATTAG
- the ATM1 gene encoding ATP-binding cassette Fe/S cluster precursor transporter ATM1 (similar to Saccharomyces cerevisiae ATM1 (YMR301C); ancestral locus Anc_5.20): MIFLKPLGAPQLMLSLGKQTLNRQPIKFRILSKNIRSQILSQNITPITIGFRNFSSLKTLLIEKPSQLKTTTTNPKTEESKIKSLKSNSETTIKAKSKLNSKAPTITELKIIRDLVKYIWPKGDNKVRIRVLIALLLLISAKLLNVQVPFFFKKTVDDMNVDWSDPTIALPAAIGLTIICYGLTRFGAVLFGEVRNAVFAKVAQNAIQKISLQTFQHLMKLDLGWHLSRQTGGLTRAMDRGTKGISYVLNAMVFHIVPITFEISVVCGILTYQFGASFAAITFTTMLLYSIFTFKTTAWRTKFRRQANKADNKGASIALDSLINFEAVKYFNNEEYLAQKYHKTLSQYRDSQIKVAQSLAFLNSGQNLIFTSALTVMMYMGCTGIIGGNLTVGDLVLINQLVFQLSVPLNFLGSVYRELKQSLIDMEYLFQLKKNPIIIKNVEKPLMLAEKGHMPMTIRFENVTFGYDKQRKILKNASFQIESGQKTAIVGPSGSGKSTILKLLFRFYDPEEGRILVNGVDAREYDIDSLRKVIGVVPQDTPLFNDTIWENVRFGRIGASDDEITQVINKAQLGPLLVKLPQGRETIVGERGLMISGGEKQRLAIARVLLKDADIMFFDEATSALDTHTEQALLKTINENFKKGSRTSVYIAHRLRTIADADKIIVLQEGTVREEGKHSELLARSGSLYKELWNIQENLDLLEEELQIEEEFEVAHQSNPINQSS; encoded by the coding sequence ATGATCTTCTTGAAGCCCTTAGGGGCACCTCAGCTCATGTTGTCGTTAGGTAAGCAGACATTAAACAGACAGCCcattaaatttagaatattatcaaaaaatataagaagTCAAATATTGTCTCAAAATATTACTCCAATAACAATTGGTTTCAGAAATTTTAGTTCATTAAAAACATTACTGATAGAAAAACCTTCTCAATTGAAAACTACTACAACTAACCCAAAAACAGAAGAATCAAAGATAAAATCACTTAAATCTAATAGCGAGACAACAATAAAAGCGAAATCTAAACTTAATTCAAAAGCACCAACTATAACTGAATTGAAGATCATACGAGATTTGGTAAAATATATCTGGCCTAAAGGTGATAATAAAGTTCGAATTCGAGTTTTAATcgcattattattattaattagtGCTAAGCTGCTTAATGTTCAAgttccattttttttcaaaaaaacaGTTGATGACATGAATGTAGATTGGTCTGATCCAACTATTGCATTACCAGCTGCTATTGGTTTAACTATTATATGTTATGGTTTAACTAGATTTGGTGCAGTATTGTTTGGTGAAGTTAGAAATGCAGTCTTTGCCAAAGTTGCTCAGAATGCCATTCAAAAGATATCCTTACAAACCTTCCAGCATCTAATGAAACTTGATCTAGGATGGCATCTGAGTAGACAAACTGGAGGATTAACTAGAGCTATGGATAGAGGTACTAAAGGTATCAGCTATGTTTTGAATGCTATGGTCTTTCATATTGTACCGATCACATTTGAAATATCTGTTGTCTGTGGTATTTTAACTTATCAATTTGGTGCCTCATTTGCCGCTATAACATTCACTACAATGttattatattctattttcaCCTTTAAAACTACAGCATGGAGAACAAAATTCAGAAGGCAAGCCAATAAAGCTGATAATAAAGGTGCAAGCATTGCCTTagattctttaattaattttgaagctgttaaatatttcaataatgaaGAGTATTTAGCGcaaaaatatcataaaACATTATCGCAATACCGGGACTCTCAAATCAAGGTAGCACAATCATTGGCATTCTTAAACTCTGgccaaaatttaatttttacttCTGCTTTAACAGTTATGATGTACATGGGTTGTACGGGTATTATAGGTGGTAATTTAACTGTCGGTGATTTAGTTTTAATCAATCAATTGGTATTCCAATTATCTGTACCATTAAATTTCCTGGGTAGTGTCTACAGGGAATTAAAACAATCATTGATCGATATGGAATATCTTTtccaattgaagaaaaatccaataattattaaaaatgtaGAAAAACCTTTGATGCTTGCTGAAAAGGGACATATGCCAATGACGATTCGTTTTGAAAATGTGACATTTGGCTATGATAAACAGCGtaagattttaaagaatgCAAGCTTTCAGATAGAATCGGGCCAAAAGACTGCCATTGTGGGACCTTCTGGGAGTGGTAAATCTactattttgaaattattattccgATTTTACGATCCTGAAGAGGGCCGTATCTTGGTCAATGGTGTTGACGCAAGAGAGTATGATATTGATTCTTTAAGAAAAGTTATAGGTGTTGTTCCACAAGATACTCCGCTATTTAATGATACCATTTGGGAAAATGTTCGATTTGGCCGTATTGGCGCTTCAGACGATGAGATTACACAAGTTATTAATAAGGCACAATTAGGACCATTGCTAGTGAAATTACCACAAGGTAGAGAAACTATTGTGGGGGAGCGTGGACTAATGATTAGTGGGGGTGAAAAACAGAGATTAGCTATTGCTCGTGtacttttaaaagatgCAGATATCATGTTTTTTGATGAGGCTACTAGTGCATTGGATACTCACACTGAACAGGCCCTTTTGAAAACTATAAACGAAAATTTTAAGAAGGGTTCAAGAACAAGTGTGTATATTGCTCATAGATTAAGAACCATTGCTGATGCAGATAAGATTATTGTTTTACAGGAAGGTACCGTCCGTGAAGAGGGTAAACATTCAGAACTGCTTGCAAGATCTGGGTCTTTATACAAAGAATTATGGAACATACAAGAGAATCTAGACTTactagaagaagaattacaaatcgaagaagaatttgaagtGGCACATCAATCTAACCCAATCAATCAATCTTCATAA
- the YME2 gene encoding Yme2p (similar to Saccharomyces cerevisiae YME2 (YMR302C); ancestral locus Anc_5.19) has product MLHLRVACYSPIGLHHFGVLSASILRNVSLTRGPLTLFQAKLASKRFVSTDIQEQDQQAGESITATDTGVIQKTDRETLIYFDNVYPRATSLWNPTQWYNLLLARQTRDSVRKKIQNYASPIDNPIHGLHLQSTIPVKRDGGVFAVFLVPFGYTKAEINTAIQKNTSKESSKSILSFLTKATAFPVKGKPWIEDLKRLPSTVIDVKFQGPALTEEELYSLFRRYGTILDIFPVDSTTNHAKVKYRSLRGAICAKNCVSGMEIHNTVVHIQYEKEVEKGHILRNFFVNHSRISIPVLIALFSILAVLIFEPIREFSIEQKITHKYSISKDNVLVKRLRKFTSSTMSNLRGYWRLEDSKSLEKHLWDDRVEKVNDLKMWLEENNNTFVIIRGPRGSGKHELVVRHTLSDRENMLYLDCDKLIKSRTDAKFLRNAATQLGYFPIFPWFNSFTSIIDLTVQGLTGQKSGLSETKESQFRSMLTTSLASIRRIALKNYKPIITQDSNEINIKEEDYLQQHPEAKPVVIIDRFEGRSEINGFIYKELSDWASMLVQMNIAHVIFLTETVACNQQLAESLPNTVFKTLVLSDASKENSRGYVLSQLKDKFTVPVPGNENVDEKKQESADNTDNSEEGSKLTALSEQDIHEIDNALEPLGGRMLDLQAFVRRVKSGEEPSEALDKMVEQAAEQITQIFLSDSVDGVKSAQAWELIEMLSENSVVSFDKIIFKPLFKSAPELGIIELENSGLVTVSRDRGVLKEIRPAKPLYRAAFFYLVTDKTLSKILKTRYLLKVIAFETKRIKNWEDELKPLSKVPDQKLFKPRLQYLSGKIVLSNQVINDCEAEIKNLSKPKK; this is encoded by the coding sequence ATGCTACATTTACGAGTAGCATGTTACAGTCCAATTGGTTTACATCATTTCGGTGTGTTGAGTGCCTCTATCTTGAGGAACGTATCGCTTACTAGAGGACCATTGACACTTTTTCAGGCTAAACTTGCTAGCAAACGTTTCGTCTCCACAGATATTCAGGAACAAGATCAACAGGCTGGTGAATCTATCACAGCTACAGATACAGGTGTCATTCAGAAAACTGATCGCGAAactttgatttattttgacAATGTATATCCAAGGGCCACGTCTCTATGGAATCCTACTCAATGGTACAATTTACTATTGGCTAGACAAACAAGAGATTCTGTGAGAAAGAAGATACAGAATTATGCTTCTCCAATCGATAATCCTATTCATGGGTTGCATTTACAATCAACTATCCCTGTTAAGAGAGACGGCGGGGTCTTTGCTGTATTCTTGGTTCCATTTGGCTACACAAAAGCTGAAATAAATACTGctattcaaaaaaacaCGTCGAAAGAATCTTCGAAAtctattttatcatttttaacaaAGGCCACAGCATTTCCGGTAAAAGGTAAGCCTTGGATCGAAGATTTGAAGAGACTGCCTTCTACAGTAATTGATGTAAAATTTCAAGGCCCTGCATTGACAGAAGAAGAGTTATACTCATTATTTAGAAGATATGGAACTATTTTGGATATTTTTCCTGTTGATTCAACTACAAACCACGCAAAGGTGAAGTATAGATCCCTCAGGGGTGCCATATGTGCCAAGAATTGTGTTTCAGGAATGGAAATTCACAACACAGTAGTTCACATCCAATATGAAAAAGAAGTTGAGAAAGGCCatattttaagaaatttttttgtaaatcatAGTAGAATTTCAATTCCCGTATTAATtgctttattttctattctAGCAGTTTTGATTTTCGAACCCATTAGAGAATTCTCAATTGAACAAAAAATCACccataaatattcaatttcaaaagataatGTTCTCGTGAAAAGATTAAGAAAATTTACTTCTTCTACCATGTCTAATTTAAGAGGATATTGGAGATTAGAAGACTCTAAGAGCCTTGAGAAACATCTTTGGGATGACCGTGTGGAAAAAGTAAACGATTTAAAAATGTGGTTAgaggaaaataataatacattcGTTATCATTCGTGGCCCAAGAGGCTCAGGAAAGCATGAATTGGTCGTGCGCCATACTTTAAGTGATCGCGAAAATATGTTATATCTTGATTGTGATAAGttaattaaatcaagaACTGATGcaaaatttttaagaaatgCTGCAACACAATTAGGATATTTCCCAATTTTCCCATGGTTTAATTCATTCACTAGTATCATTGATTTAACTGTTCAAGGTTTGACTGGTCAGAAGAGTGGTTTATCTGAAACAAAAGAATCACAATTCAGAAGCATGCTAACTACCTCATTAGCATCTATCAGACGTATTGcgttaaaaaattataagcCTATCATAACACAGGATTCTAATGagattaatattaaagagGAAGATTATCTACAACAACATCCTGAAGCCAAACCTGTAGTTATCATTGATAGGTTCGAAGGTAGATCAGAAATCAATGGATTTATTTATAAGGAATTATCGGATTGGGCTTCTATGTTAGTTCAAATGAACATTGCTCATGTTATTTTCTTAACGGAGACAGTTGCATGCAATCAACAGTTAGCCGAATCTTTACCAAATACTGTCTTTAAAACTTTGGTATTATCAGATGcttcaaaagaaaattcaaGAGGTTATGTATTATCTCAATTAAAGGATAAATTTACTGTTCCAGTCCCTGGAAATGAAAACgttgatgaaaaaaagcAGGAGAGTGCTGATAATACTGATAATTCGGAAGAAGGTTCAAAATTAACTGCATTAAGTGAACAAGATATCCATGAGATTGATAATGCTTTAGAACCACTGGGAGGGAGAATGCTGGACTTACAAGCATTTGTTCGTCGTGTAAAGTCAGGGGAAGAACCTAGCGAAGCATTAGATAAAATGGTTGAACAAGCTGCAGAGCAAATCACACAGATCTTTCTAAGCGATAGCGTGGATGGTGTCAAAAGTGCACAAGCCTGggaattaattgaaatgtTAAGTGAAAATTCCGTTGTTTCATTcgataaaattattttcaaaccATTGTTCAAATCTGCACCAGAACTGGGTATcattgaattagaaaatagtGGATTGGTAACTGTTTCAAGAGATAGAGGtgtattaaaagaaattcgACCTGCCAAACCTCTATACAGAGCTGCATTTTTCTATTTAGTTACAGATAAAACCTTAtccaaaattttaaagacaAGATACCTATTAAAAGTTATTGCATTTGAAactaaaagaattaaaaattgggAAGATGAATTGAAGCCCTTATCAAAAGTTCCAGATCAAAAACTCTTTAAACCACGTCTACAATATCTTTCTGGGAAGATTGTTTTGAGTAACCAAGTGATTAACGATTGTGAGgctgaaattaaaaatcttTCTAAGCCAAAGAAATGA